The following coding sequences are from one Microbacterium sp. SORGH_AS_0969 window:
- a CDS encoding MazG family protein, which yields MRTVRERCAWTRTIDHRDLVPYLVEESAEVIDAVESGTRADLREELGDLLWQVLFHSEIAAGDPDDPFDIDDVARGLTEKMVRRHPHVFADAVASTPEEVLVHWNAAKAAEKHDRTSVLDGVSDHMPSLALAQKVIGKAAQVGVSAPHHRLADPASEAELGDALLTLVQLARERGWDAERALRERLRSLRAEVRAAEQS from the coding sequence ATGCGAACTGTGCGCGAGCGCTGCGCGTGGACGCGGACCATCGATCACCGCGACCTCGTGCCGTACCTCGTGGAGGAGAGCGCCGAGGTGATCGACGCCGTCGAGTCCGGCACGCGCGCGGACCTGCGCGAAGAGCTGGGCGACCTGCTCTGGCAGGTGCTGTTCCACTCCGAGATCGCGGCGGGCGATCCCGACGACCCCTTCGACATCGACGACGTCGCGCGCGGGCTGACCGAGAAGATGGTGCGGCGGCATCCCCATGTGTTCGCGGATGCCGTGGCATCCACTCCCGAAGAGGTGCTCGTGCACTGGAACGCGGCGAAGGCCGCGGAGAAGCACGACCGCACCAGCGTGCTGGACGGGGTCAGCGATCACATGCCGTCACTCGCGCTGGCACAGAAGGTGATCGGCAAGGCGGCGCAGGTGGGAGTCTCCGCACCGCATCATCGCCTCGCCGATCCCGCCTCCGAAGCCGAGCTCGGCGACGCCCTGCTGACGTTGGTGCAACTCGCTCGCGAGCGCGGGTGGGATGCCGAGCGCGCTCTGCGCGAGCGCCTCCGGAGCCTGCGTGCCGAGGTGCGCGCCGCCGAGCAGTCCTGA
- the hisS gene encoding histidine--tRNA ligase — protein sequence MRDFLPADKARRERVLAIIRERYRAHGFDEIETPVMEDYDRLHAGLGGDNEKLSFSILKRGMDAEAIRAAAGDQAALADLGLRYDLTVPLARFYATNRAQLPAVFRAIQMAPVWRAERPQKGRYRQFMQCDIDIIGDASARAEAELMTASLDVLDHLGLEGGSIRVNDRRVLDAMLDVFGFVVDERPGVLITIDKLDKIGPSGVVAELRDRGATADAVDALAAYLDRPASTPSFDEAGIRAALPDGIPDEVIAHLVALGETVAAARGADAPLVFDPFLVRGMGYYTGTIFELAHPSVDYSLGGGGRYDGMIGRFLGQDVPAVGFSIGFERIVDLLQDAADTGERSVVLVHDRDVPLSTLLALKTALIAQGVRVRVEQRAKNMKALLERSAADGYVSFASVGVDTTAESLELRPLN from the coding sequence ATGCGCGACTTCCTCCCCGCTGACAAGGCCCGTCGCGAGCGCGTGCTCGCCATCATCCGCGAGCGCTACCGCGCCCACGGCTTCGACGAGATCGAGACCCCCGTCATGGAGGACTACGACCGCCTGCACGCGGGCCTCGGCGGCGACAACGAGAAGCTGTCCTTCAGCATCCTCAAGCGGGGGATGGATGCCGAGGCGATCCGCGCCGCGGCCGGCGACCAGGCTGCATTGGCCGACCTTGGCCTGCGCTACGACCTCACCGTCCCGCTCGCGCGGTTCTACGCGACGAACCGCGCTCAGCTTCCGGCGGTGTTCCGCGCGATCCAGATGGCGCCCGTCTGGCGGGCTGAGCGGCCGCAGAAGGGACGCTACCGCCAGTTCATGCAGTGCGACATCGACATCATCGGCGATGCCTCGGCCCGCGCCGAAGCCGAGCTGATGACCGCGAGCCTCGACGTGCTCGACCACTTGGGTCTCGAGGGCGGGTCTATCCGCGTGAACGACCGGCGTGTGCTCGACGCGATGCTCGACGTGTTCGGCTTCGTCGTCGACGAGCGTCCGGGCGTGCTCATCACGATCGACAAGCTCGACAAGATCGGGCCGTCCGGTGTCGTCGCCGAGCTGCGCGATCGCGGTGCGACCGCGGACGCCGTCGATGCTCTCGCCGCCTACCTCGACCGCCCTGCGAGCACCCCGTCGTTCGACGAGGCCGGTATCCGCGCGGCCCTGCCGGACGGCATCCCGGACGAGGTCATCGCGCACCTCGTCGCGCTCGGCGAGACGGTGGCTGCCGCCCGGGGCGCCGACGCCCCTCTCGTGTTCGACCCCTTCCTCGTTCGCGGCATGGGCTACTACACCGGCACGATCTTCGAACTCGCCCACCCCTCCGTCGACTACTCGCTCGGCGGCGGCGGTCGCTACGACGGCATGATCGGGCGCTTCCTCGGACAGGACGTCCCGGCGGTCGGGTTCTCGATCGGCTTCGAGCGCATCGTCGATCTGCTGCAGGATGCCGCGGACACCGGCGAGCGATCCGTCGTCCTCGTGCACGACCGAGACGTGCCGCTCTCCACCCTGCTCGCGCTCAAGACGGCGCTGATCGCCCAGGGCGTGCGCGTGCGCGTCGAACAACGGGCGAAGAACATGAAGGCGCTGCTCGAGCGATCCGCCGCCGACGGCTACGTGTCGTTCGCGAGCGTCGGGGTGGACACCACGGCCGAGTCTCTGGAGCTTCGCCCACTGAACTGA